Part of the Actinomycetota bacterium genome, CTAGTGCTGCGTCGCTGAAGTAGTTTGACGGTGTGGTGGGACCATGCCGGATGCCTGCCGCGATCCAGCTACGATCAGTCGCGCGCCGACTCGGCGGGAACTCCGGTTGGGTTCAGGCGCTTGCGGTACCAGAGGACGTCCGTTCCTGATGGGAAGTCCTCGACTCGACCCGCCAGTTCATAGCCGTTCCGCTCATAGAGGGCTCGAGCCTGAAAGCCGTAGGTGAAAAGGACGGTCTGTGTGCACCCGCGCGCCGCCGCCTCAGCCTCGGCGGCGGCCAGGAACCGAGTCGCGAGGCCGCGACCTCGGAGACTTGGCTCCACCCAGAGGCTCTGTAGCTCGCAGCAGTCGCCCCAAGTCCACCCGCTGATGCCGGCCAGGACCTTGCCGGCGTCGCGCATGAAGATCGCCAGCTCGACCTCGTCACCGAGTCCCATGGCGGCGGACGCCTCACGACGGATCTGCGTTTCGAGGACCTCGATGTCGAGAGGATCCGGATTGTCCTCGAGGTGGAACTCCACAGCGACCGGCTCGTCAGGCGCCGACGATCTGCTCGATCAGCGAGAGGTCATCGAAGTACGTCCGGAACGACCGGATCTTCCTGTCGCGGAAGTCGGCCACCGTGGCGCCGGCCAACCTGACACGGCGTCCTGTCGCATCCAAAACCGCATCCTCGTCGAGGACGAGCGGCCCCGTGTGATCGGCTTCGATCAGCCATTCGGCGAACGCCTTATTGCCCACTTCGTCGAGTCCCCGAAACATGATGACGACGTTGGAGAACGCCGTTTCACGGAGGACGGCGAGCTCGGCGAGCGCCGTCAGCCCTGACACGGTCGCGTATGGCGACCACCCGACGACGTCGTCGGTGAACAGGGTGCCCGGATCGACCGATGCGCCGCCGACCTCGGCCTCGAGCGCCTTCAGCAGCACGTCCTTGCGCGATTCACTCACTGTAGCCCCCCGTTCCTGTCGTACGGTCTGTTCGAAGTCCTCTGACAATCCGAGCCGCGTTCAGGACCCGAGGATGTTCGCCTTGGCCGCCGTGAACTCTTCGTCTGTCAGCGCCCCCGAGTCGTGCAACTGTGCGAGGTGCTCGAGCTCGTCGGCCGGGTCCGCCGGAGGCGGGGCAGGTTGCGCTTCGTCCAGGTAGTCGTCGGCAGGCGCCTGCTCCTGCTCCGCGTCCTGGTTGTCACGATGATGGGCAACCGCCGCTCCGGCGATCAGCGCCCGGCGCCTTGTCCGTCGCCTGAATCCCATGAAGAACTCCTTCCCGTTCGTTCGGCTGACCACAACCTGGCTGCCGTCGTCCGAACTAGCTGCCAGCTGTCGAACTCCTGCCTGGGACTAGGGTGTGGCGCAGGTCCCGTCGGCTCGGTCGCAGAGGCAGATGCGGCCGTCGTCGTGGCGCTTGCCGGCCATCTCCAGGTCTCGGTTCAGACGTCGCGGAGCTCGCGGCCGTGGGCGGAGACCGCCCAGATGACAAAGATGTCCAGGGTGATGACGGTCAACGCCCAGAACGGGTAGTAGGGGATGAACAAGAAGTTGGCCACGGCGCTGACCAGGGCCACGGTGATGGCCACGACCCGAGCCCAGGTCTTGCCCGACAACAACCCCCAGCCGGCGAAGGCCACCAGCAGCCCGATCAGCAGGTGGATCCAGCCCCAGGTGGTGGCGTCGAACTCGAACACATAGTTGCGGGTGGCGACATAGAACTCGTTCTCGAAGATGGCGATGAGGCCCTGCAACGCCTGGAAGCTGCCGGCCATGAGCATCATGATGGCGGCGAACAAGATGAACCCGACCGCGGTCCCGCTGGTCTCCTGCTCTGCGCGGCGGGCCCCGGACGATGAGTATGCGTCTTCGGTCATGTGCCGATCCCTCCTCTGGTCCGCGGCCGGCCACGCTGGCAGGCCGCATCGGACCACCGAACGCACCATCGCACCAGGCCGGGCTGGGGGCATCATCCGGTTGGGATACGTTTGGCAGCCACCGATTCACCACCATCGGGGAGCTAGGCGGCCGCGGGCCGGTCGCGACCCGAGCCCACCCAGCACCGGCCGAGCAAGGCCAGGCGTCGAGGGCTCCCTTGGAGCAGCCGGGCAACCAGCCCCCCGGCCTCGTCGTCCCCCTGGACCAGCGCGGTCCTGCCCGGAGGGAGCCAGGCCGGGGTCGGTCCCACCGACCAGCCGCCGCCTCGAGCGACCGATGCCATGGCGGTGCGGGCGCGTCTCCAGATGGCGGGGATAGACCCAGGGTCAGACATATCCCATCTGGACGATGACCACCGGCCGGCCTGTCCCTAGCGTCACCAGGACAGGCACGGCAAGGACGGGGGCCACCACGAACCACGCCGACCGGTTCCGATCCTCGACCAGGCTGGTCGAGGATGGAACCGTCACCGCCCGCAGCGCCGAGGATCGCCTGCTCATCGTGGTCCGCCACGGCGATGCCGGTGACAAGGGCCGCTGGGGTGGTCCTGACCTGCTGCGGCCCCTGTCACCCACCGGACGCCGCCAAGCCGAGGGACTCGTGTTCCGCCTGGAG contains:
- a CDS encoding SHOCT domain-containing protein — translated: MGFRRRTRRRALIAGAAVAHHRDNQDAEQEQAPADDYLDEAQPAPPPADPADELEHLAQLHDSGALTDEEFTAAKANILGS
- a CDS encoding GNAT family N-acetyltransferase; the protein is MEFHLEDNPDPLDIEVLETQIRREASAAMGLGDEVELAIFMRDAGKVLAGISGWTWGDCCELQSLWVEPSLRGRGLATRFLAAAEAEAAARGCTQTVLFTYGFQARALYERNGYELAGRVEDFPSGTDVLWYRKRLNPTGVPAESARD
- a CDS encoding nuclear transport factor 2 family protein codes for the protein MLLKALEAEVGGASVDPGTLFTDDVVGWSPYATVSGLTALAELAVLRETAFSNVVIMFRGLDEVGNKAFAEWLIEADHTGPLVLDEDAVLDATGRRVRLAGATVADFRDRKIRSFRTYFDDLSLIEQIVGA